A region of the Candidatus Kuenenbacteria bacterium HGW-Kuenenbacteria-1 genome:
GCGCAAGTGAAAAAAGATTTTATAGAAAAATTACTGATATTTATGCGACCAGTGTTGATTATGATCCAACTAATGATCAAAGTATTTTATTTTTTAAAACAATACAAAATAAAGTTCATTATGCGATTACGGGAAATACAGCAGCAGAAATTGCAGAAAATTATTGTAGAAAGAATTGATGAAAAAAAAGAAAATTTAGGACTTACAACATTTAGAGGTAATAAACCAACAAAAGAAGAAATAATAATAGCTAAAAATTATTATAATAAAGAAGAATTGTTAGCGTTGAATGCTCTTGTGGAACAATATCTAGTATTTGCCACAGAACAAGCTCGTCGTAGAATACCGATGAATATGAAAAATTGGATAGAAAAACTTAATGGTTTTTTGACAATCAATGATAGAAATATTTTAGAAGATGCGGGGAAAATTTCACACGAACTTATGATCGAAATAACAAAAAATAAGTTTAGTAAATATAAAAAAATAGAAGCTAAAAAAGATATTGATTTTGATAAAGTTGCTCTTGAAGCGCTAGAAAATGCCAAAAGTCATAAAATAAAAACAAACAAATCACAATAGATTCGGCAAGCTTTACACAAGTTTTTGAAGGTAAAAAAATCGTCGGGCGATAAAAAATTAAAATAAAAAAATTAATTTTTAAAATTTTATATTATGAATAGAAAAAATTTGCAAGGAGTGTGGACGGCTTTGATTACACCATTTGATAAAAATGAAAAAATTGATTATGTTTCTTTGGAAAAATTAATTGCTTTTCAACTAAAAGCAGGTGTTAAAGGTATTTTAATTAATGGGACGACTGGGGAAAGCCCTACTCTTGAAGATGATGAAGTTGAAAAAATGATTAAATTTGCTAAAGAAAAAATAAATAAAAAATGTTTTTTAATGGTTGGTACAGGAACAAATAATACTAAAAAATCTATTAAAAAAACAATAAAAGCAACAAAAGCTGGCGCTGATTTGATTCTTTTGGTAAATCCATATTATAATAAACCAACTCAAAAAGGTTTATATTTACATTTTAAAGCAATCGCCCAATCAACACATTTACCTGTTATAATATATAATATAAAAGGAAGAACAGCAATAAATTTAGAAACTGAAACATTATTAAAATTAGCAAAAGAAGTTAAA
Encoded here:
- a CDS encoding 4-hydroxy-tetrahydrodipicolinate synthase: MNRKNLQGVWTALITPFDKNEKIDYVSLEKLIAFQLKAGVKGILINGTTGESPTLEDDEVEKMIKFAKEKINKKCFLMVGTGTNNTKKSIKKTIKATKAGADLILLVNPYYNKPTQKGLYLHFKAIAQSTHLPVIIYNIKGRTAINLETETLLKLAKEVKNIIGVKEASGDLEQIKNVCEKRSKNFIVFSGDDNITNKIINDFGADGVISVASNIVPEKIVEIVNVSLENKKDKSNKLNNDLKELFAILFIETNPIPVKYIASQMGLCKNIFRLPMCPISAKNAEIIGKVLLDLKLI